From Suncus etruscus isolate mSunEtr1 chromosome 6, mSunEtr1.pri.cur, whole genome shotgun sequence, one genomic window encodes:
- the LOC126010895 gene encoding guanine nucleotide-binding protein G(I)/G(S)/G(O) subunit gamma-10-like codes for MNLLSLKSLLAAQRELQSRHVFRGASVSTLQRLVEQLKLQEALERIKVSQAAIELQQYRMQNACKDALLIGVPTGSWNPFQEPRSCPLL; via the exons ATGAATTTACTTAGCTTA aaatcgctcctggcggccCAGAGGGAGCTTCAGAGCCGCCATGTCTTCCGGGGTGCCAGTGTGAGCACCCTGCAGCGCCTGGTGGAGCAGCTCAAGCTCCAGGAAGCCTTGGAAAGAATCAAGGTCTCCCAGGCTGCCATAGAGCTTCAACAGTACCGCATGCAGAACGCTTGCAAGGATGCCCTGCTAATCGGTGTTCCAACTGGAAGTTGGAACCCCTTCCAGGAGCCCAGATCCTGTCCTTTACTCTGA